In Rhipicephalus microplus isolate Deutch F79 chromosome 9, USDA_Rmic, whole genome shotgun sequence, one genomic interval encodes:
- the LOC142771316 gene encoding uncharacterized protein LOC142771316, with translation MEGPQGGTGVHLLPCTASDQETCQIVTELVSWNNFLRGLRFEIREDHERCNQLHVTNTATAAPYVESSVTKPWSECLELLGWILTTHRCIGSVSLALSSTESRSLPLLSALCQNRCIKSVTVARMNTSTASAISTILPCLTNIEKLQLTPVEVPLDVLVGPLCALLESSVSLSSLHVEGTFAEDRMVDTLFKALLKNPTLTGLHFQDMSVHGSLYPQSVKEFLASTTMLKVLYVSTKTPSIQMAVLEGLLENWSVEKLSLDLFMVTEETTALISRIIETKPVIRMLEISRPLPLPPVHRTVYDCWIRPLMENDTLEEVRLPLYALHPETWSAFFRALPTKENLKKFHISSPFYLSRLNWLCAELKHSGSEEKVSLQRYTSAYDIEFLQSKVFSAVDLSLSQYEQKLAVLVQLPNCQQLTSVRIDFRFDDPRISIPLAEFLRSTRTLQKLDIRVMCVRGAGGRNQWWKHVLESLSLNKTLTKLVHTSYNMTIQDTEDMADSIKRNTCIRRLSLFYTPPENSSAFIRRLSKGIEENYRLTDVKYSGYCEEELASHWFAVQETTWRNSGLVSRAARIKQASSLDRYVTGAVERVARHPALLDEVALRAKLDRAELAVLVRDRLMQVRSMDGFMRAVGVVKERVICHPAEDGRMQLDDLNEDCWSHVRRYLVTDDVRRGAVQADSA, from the exons ATGGAAGGCCCGCAAGGAGGAACCGGTGTTCACCTCTTACCCTGCACAGCTTCTGATCAAGAAACGTGTCAGATCGTCACCGAGCTGGTTAGCTGGAACAATTTTCTCCGCGGCTTGCGATTCGAAATCCGAGAAGACCACGAGAGATGTAACCAGCTACACGTAACCAACACTGCCACCGCAGCACCGTATGTGGAAAGTTCCGTCACAAAACCATGGTCAGAATGCCTGGAACTTCTTGGGTGGATATTGACGACGCACCGGTGCATAGGCAGCGTCAGCCTTGCGCTTTCTTCAACGGAGTCTAGAAGCCTGCCCCTCCTGAGCGCCCTTTGTCAAAACAGGTGTATCAAAAGCGTTACAGTAGCTAGGATGAATACTTCGACCGCTAGCGCCATTTCCACTATACTGCCTTGCCTGACCAACATTGAAAAACTGCAACTCACGCCCGTGGAGGTACCTCTGGATGTCCTTGTAGGTCCTCTGTGTGCACTTCTGGAGTCGTCGGTGTCGCTCAGTAGCCTACACGTAGAGGGCACGTTTGCGGAAGACAGGATGGTTGACACGCTCTTTAAAGCCTTGTTAAAAAACCCCACTCTAACAGGGCTTCACTTCCAAGACATGTCAGTGCACGGTAGTCTGTATCCGCAATCTGTAAAGGAATTCCTCGCCTCCACTACAATGCTAAAGGTTCTTTACGTGAGCACTAAAACACCGTCAATACAAATGGCCGTACTCGAAGGCCTTTTGGAAAACTGGAGCGTCGAGAAGCTATCGCTCGACTTGTTCATGGTGACAGAAGAGACCACGGCTCTGATATCGCGGATAATCGAGACTAAGCCAGTAATACGCATGCTAGAGATTTCGAGACCACTTCCTTTACCACCTGTTCATAGAACAGTTTACGACTGTTGGATTCGTCCTCTCATGGAGAACGACACTCTGGAAGAAGTGAGACTCCCCTTGTACGCACTGCATCCCGAAACGTGGTCCGCTTTCTTCCGGGCGCTGCCAACTAAGGAAAACCTGAAGAAGTTTCACATCAGCTCACCATTTTACCTTTCTCGATTAAACTGGCTTTGCGCAGAGCTGAAACATAGTGGATCGGAAGAAAAAGTTTCCCTCCAACGTTACACTAGTGCGTACGACATTGAATTCCTACAGTCGAAGGTGTTTTCGGCAGTCGATTTGTCGTTGTCGCAGTATGAACAAAAGTTAGCCGTCTTGGTTCAGTTACCGAATTGTCAGCAGCTAACGTCCGTCCGAATCGATTTTAGGTTTGACGACCCCCGGATATCAATTCCATTAGCCGAATTTTTGAGATCGACTAGAACCTTGCAAAAACTAGACATTCGCGTGATGTGTGTTCGTGGAGCAGGTGGGCGAAACCAATGGTGGAAGCACGTGCTTGAGTCGCTGTCTCTGAACAAGACGTTGACGAAATTGGTGCATACGTCTTATAACATGACCATCCAAGACACCGAGGACATGGCCGATTCGATCAAGCGGAATACGTGCATACGGCGACTCTCCCTATTCTACACACCGCCGGAGAATAGCAGCGCATTCATTCGGCGCCTTTCGAAAGGTATCGAGGAGAATTACAGGCTAACCGACGTTAAATACTCGGGATACTGTGAAGAGGAACTGGCCAGTCACTGGTTTGCTGTCCAGGAGACAACATGGCGGAACTCAGGTCTCGTCTCACGAGCGGCTCGAATAAAGCAAGCATCTTCATTGGACAG GTACGTGACGGGAGCCGTGGAGCGCGTCGCCCGACACCCTGCCCTGCTGGACGAGGTTGCCCTGAGAGCTAAACTCGACCGTGCCGAACTGGCGGTCTTGGTGCGAGACCGCCTGATGCAAGTACGATCCATGGACGGTTTCATGAGGGCCGTTGGAGTAGTAAAGGAACGTGTCATTTGCCACCCTGCCGAGGACGGCCGCATGCAGCTGGACGACCTGAATGAGGACTGCTGGAGCCACGTGCGGCGGTACCTCGTGACCGATGATGTCAGGCGCGGTGCAGTACAGGCTGATAGTGCATGA